One Brachybacterium kimchii genomic window carries:
- a CDS encoding class I SAM-dependent methyltransferase — MDADHSTESERFWEAHYAERGAPTNAPSPSPMLVDLIGEFARHPGTALELGAGQGGDALWLARGGWTVTAADASATAARRIAETARAEELTDRVTAVQADLAQDIPHGSFDLVFACYFQSPVEIDRDAIIAKASRQVAPGGMLLVIDHASVAPWSWDQDIQFPAPEQTLEAFALTGEWDRLVVEPRRRTATAPDGASTAEVTDNVLVVRRGL, encoded by the coding sequence ATGGACGCGGACCACTCCACCGAGAGCGAGCGATTCTGGGAGGCGCACTACGCCGAGCGCGGTGCTCCCACGAACGCCCCATCCCCCAGCCCGATGCTGGTCGACCTGATCGGCGAGTTCGCGCGCCACCCCGGCACGGCGCTCGAGCTCGGGGCCGGACAGGGCGGGGACGCCCTCTGGCTCGCCCGAGGGGGATGGACCGTCACCGCGGCCGACGCCTCGGCCACCGCCGCACGACGCATCGCCGAGACCGCCCGCGCGGAGGAGCTCACCGACCGCGTGACCGCCGTCCAGGCGGATCTCGCCCAGGACATCCCCCACGGATCGTTCGATCTGGTCTTCGCCTGCTACTTCCAGTCACCGGTGGAGATCGACCGGGACGCGATCATCGCCAAGGCCTCCCGACAGGTCGCCCCGGGCGGGATGCTGCTCGTCATCGACCACGCCTCGGTCGCGCCCTGGTCCTGGGACCAGGACATACAGTTCCCCGCGCCCGAGCAGACGCTCGAGGCCTTCGCGCTCACCGGGGAATGGGACCGCCTCGTCGTCGAGCCCCGACGACGCACCGCGACCGCACCCGACGGCGCGAGCACCGCCGAGGTCACCGACAACGTCCTCGTGGTCCGGCGGGGTCTCTAG
- a CDS encoding dihydrofolate reductase family protein gives MNGPDTQSTSTEQTLTVDLILSLDGCAAGDGWPGWWGLESPEYLDWLAQQPDSLALMGANTYRVMEQMSQQAQQIDVSEEEKASFAQLADADQIVFSATLTPPLAWAGTRLISTDAVEAVRELKRTSSKPLVTMGSIDLGCSLLRAGVVDRFRVVLFPVITGRTGLERIWERYQDVALELVEARTFEGGLQLLEYVPTPLDAPPGTAWER, from the coding sequence ATGAACGGTCCCGACACGCAGTCCACGAGCACAGAGCAGACGCTCACCGTGGACCTGATCCTCTCCCTCGACGGCTGTGCCGCAGGTGACGGCTGGCCCGGGTGGTGGGGGCTCGAGAGCCCCGAATACCTCGACTGGCTCGCCCAGCAGCCCGACTCCCTCGCCCTCATGGGCGCGAACACCTATCGGGTGATGGAGCAGATGTCCCAGCAGGCCCAGCAGATCGACGTCTCCGAGGAGGAGAAGGCGAGCTTCGCCCAGCTCGCCGACGCCGACCAGATCGTCTTCTCCGCGACGCTCACGCCGCCTCTCGCCTGGGCGGGCACGCGACTGATCAGCACCGACGCCGTCGAGGCGGTGCGCGAGCTCAAGCGCACCTCCTCCAAGCCCCTGGTCACCATGGGCAGCATCGACCTGGGCTGCTCCCTGCTGCGCGCCGGAGTGGTGGACCGCTTCCGAGTGGTCCTGTTCCCCGTCATCACCGGACGCACAGGGCTCGAGAGGATCTGGGAGCGGTACCAGGACGTGGCGCTCGAACTCGTCGAGGCCCGCACCTTCGAGGGTGGCCTCCAGCTCCTCGAGTACGTGCCGACTCCGCTCGACGCACCGCCCGGCACCGCCTGGGAGCGCTGA
- a CDS encoding DUF4282 domain-containing protein, translating into MFDFRFQHFITVGFSSFLYVIAWVVAALLWLWNIVSAIVLGFGFASANYYSDSSFTPWPLILAIVLGWIPSVIAIILMRLGLEFSVAVVRTAQNTGALVQQGEAPRR; encoded by the coding sequence ATGTTCGACTTCCGCTTCCAGCACTTCATCACCGTCGGCTTCTCGTCGTTCCTCTACGTGATCGCATGGGTGGTCGCGGCGCTGCTGTGGCTGTGGAACATCGTCTCCGCGATCGTGCTCGGCTTCGGCTTCGCCAGCGCGAACTACTACAGCGACTCGTCGTTCACGCCGTGGCCGCTGATCCTCGCGATCGTGCTGGGGTGGATCCCCTCGGTCATCGCGATCATCCTCATGCGCCTGGGCCTCGAGTTCAGCGTGGCCGTGGTCCGCACCGCGCAGAACACCGGAGCGCTCGTGCAGCAGGGTGAGGCTCCGCGGCGCTGA
- the arfB gene encoding alternative ribosome rescue aminoacyl-tRNA hydrolase ArfB translates to MDDLQVPPGPGAPRGLVVPASELVELFSHASGPGGQGVNTADSRVQLSIDLATTTALDAAQRERALEHLAPRLAGTVLTVVAAEHRAQRRNRVAARERLSQLLREAVAPPVPRRPTRRTRGSQRRRLETKRQRSQTKATRRRPERE, encoded by the coding sequence GTGGATGATCTGCAGGTCCCGCCGGGGCCCGGTGCCCCACGAGGGCTCGTGGTGCCCGCCTCCGAGCTCGTCGAGCTCTTCTCCCACGCCTCCGGCCCGGGCGGGCAGGGCGTCAACACCGCCGACTCCCGCGTGCAGCTGAGCATCGACCTCGCCACGACCACTGCGCTCGACGCCGCGCAGCGCGAGCGCGCACTGGAGCACCTCGCGCCCCGGCTCGCCGGCACGGTGCTCACGGTCGTCGCCGCGGAGCACCGTGCGCAGCGCCGCAACCGCGTCGCCGCCCGGGAGCGCCTCTCCCAGCTGCTGCGCGAGGCCGTGGCCCCTCCGGTCCCCCGTCGGCCGACCCGTCGCACCCGCGGCTCCCAGCGTCGACGGCTCGAGACGAAGAGGCAGCGCTCGCAGACCAAGGCGACGCGCCGACGGCCGGAGCGGGAGTAG
- a CDS encoding phosphatase PAP2 family protein: MVSDARTTPEDRLAERLGAAGTVREKTPGAGRALRLWSRLTSIPVLAVLLVATTIGAAGPLQGIDGRLDRHWLYHVAPQLLPFVQGVLDRIAGQAVCLPVLTAVAIVLAVRRRSWRPPLVGLAAELAFLVGIGGLKLLIARPSPTLDDADLLAGGIQEFGEKGISFPSGHAAEAVLLYGAAAYLIARYSRATPRTLRLVRIGVVLVSLNSVVTSMLLGWHWASDLLGGVLAGALCLRLVILGDQRWGRRDTMRDSDAADAVEGVQE, encoded by the coding sequence ATGGTCTCCGACGCACGCACGACTCCCGAGGACCGCCTCGCAGAGCGCCTCGGGGCGGCCGGGACCGTGCGCGAGAAGACCCCCGGCGCGGGTCGCGCACTGCGACTGTGGTCGCGACTGACCTCGATCCCCGTGCTCGCCGTCCTCCTCGTCGCGACGACGATCGGGGCGGCCGGCCCGCTCCAGGGCATCGACGGCCGGCTCGACCGGCACTGGCTCTACCACGTGGCGCCGCAGCTGCTGCCCTTCGTCCAGGGCGTGCTGGACCGGATCGCCGGGCAGGCCGTGTGCCTCCCCGTCCTCACCGCGGTGGCGATCGTGCTCGCGGTGCGCCGGCGCTCCTGGCGGCCCCCGCTCGTCGGGCTCGCCGCGGAGCTCGCGTTCCTCGTGGGCATCGGCGGCCTCAAGCTGCTCATCGCCCGCCCCTCGCCGACCCTCGACGACGCGGACCTGCTGGCCGGAGGCATCCAGGAGTTCGGCGAGAAGGGCATCAGCTTCCCCTCGGGGCACGCCGCGGAGGCGGTGCTCCTCTACGGCGCCGCCGCCTACCTCATCGCCCGCTACTCGCGCGCCACGCCGCGGACGCTGCGCCTCGTGCGCATCGGCGTCGTCCTCGTCTCGCTGAACTCCGTGGTCACCTCGATGCTGCTGGGCTGGCACTGGGCGAGCGACCTGCTGGGCGGCGTGCTCGCTGGGGCGCTGTGCCTGCGCCTCGTGATCCTCGGGGATCAGCGCTGGGGCCGACGGGACACGATGCGGGACTCCGACGCCGCAGATGCGGTGGAGGGCGTGCAGGAGTAG
- a CDS encoding GMC family oxidoreductase, translated as MTSIDHDAKPVVIVGSGAGGGTLAYELTKQGIECVLLEAGPYLRNEDYMNLEWEAFNQMAWTDTRTTSGSWRVATDFPNLPAWIVKAVGGTTTHWSGATPRFKAHEFSPRSTYGRIDGANLLDWPITLEELEPYYTRAEDAIGSTHRGGRKALPANNNYKVLAAGAEKLGMKHYATGPYGTNAEPYDGRPASVQDGFNFQGDKNRSKWSTMVREIPRALETGKLDLRPDSHVAQILHDRSGRVDAVLYLDSEGKLHRQCASVVCVAGNSIETPRLLHMSSSSMFPDGLANSSGQVGRNYMRHLTGSVYAQFDKPVHMYRGETMAGLVADQSVHNPARGFAGGYYIETISLGPAFMASFVEPGAWGPEFTALLDGYENTAGCWIVGEDMPQESNAITLNSTVTDQHGLPVADVRYDDHANDLAMREHAYSTSQKLYDAVGAVSSHRTPPYPSTHNLGTCRMSERPEDGVVDKWGRAHDVPNLFISDGSQFTSGAAANPTLTIVALAIRQAEYLADALKKGEV; from the coding sequence ATGACCAGCATCGACCACGACGCGAAGCCCGTCGTCATCGTCGGCTCCGGCGCCGGCGGCGGCACCCTCGCCTACGAGCTCACCAAGCAGGGCATCGAGTGCGTGCTCCTGGAGGCCGGCCCCTACCTGCGCAACGAGGACTACATGAACCTCGAGTGGGAGGCCTTCAACCAGATGGCCTGGACCGACACCCGCACCACCTCGGGCTCCTGGCGGGTGGCGACGGACTTCCCGAACCTCCCCGCCTGGATCGTCAAGGCCGTCGGCGGCACCACCACCCACTGGTCGGGTGCGACCCCGCGCTTCAAGGCCCACGAGTTCTCGCCCCGCAGCACCTACGGCCGCATCGACGGGGCGAACCTGCTGGACTGGCCGATCACCCTCGAGGAGCTCGAGCCGTACTACACGCGGGCCGAGGACGCGATCGGCTCCACCCACCGCGGCGGACGCAAGGCGCTGCCCGCGAACAACAACTACAAGGTGCTCGCCGCCGGCGCCGAGAAGCTCGGCATGAAGCACTACGCTACCGGCCCCTACGGCACCAACGCCGAGCCGTACGACGGACGCCCCGCCTCCGTCCAGGACGGCTTCAACTTCCAGGGCGACAAGAACCGCTCGAAGTGGTCGACGATGGTGCGGGAGATCCCGCGGGCCCTGGAGACCGGGAAGCTCGACCTGCGGCCCGACTCGCACGTCGCGCAGATCCTCCACGACCGCAGCGGACGCGTGGACGCGGTGCTCTACCTCGACTCCGAGGGCAAGCTGCACCGCCAGTGCGCCTCCGTGGTGTGCGTGGCGGGCAACTCGATCGAGACCCCGCGCCTGCTGCACATGAGCTCGTCCTCGATGTTCCCCGACGGGCTCGCGAACTCCTCGGGACAGGTGGGCCGCAACTACATGCGCCACCTCACGGGCAGCGTGTACGCGCAGTTCGACAAGCCCGTGCACATGTACCGCGGGGAGACCATGGCCGGGCTCGTCGCCGACCAGTCGGTGCACAATCCCGCCCGCGGCTTCGCGGGCGGCTACTACATCGAGACGATCTCCCTGGGGCCCGCCTTCATGGCGAGCTTCGTGGAGCCGGGCGCCTGGGGGCCGGAGTTCACCGCGCTGCTGGACGGGTACGAGAACACCGCCGGCTGCTGGATCGTGGGGGAGGACATGCCCCAGGAGTCCAACGCGATCACGCTGAACTCGACGGTCACCGACCAGCACGGCCTGCCCGTCGCGGACGTCCGCTACGACGACCACGCCAACGACCTGGCCATGCGCGAGCACGCCTACTCCACGTCGCAGAAGCTCTACGACGCGGTGGGCGCCGTCTCCAGCCACCGCACCCCGCCCTACCCCTCGACGCACAACCTCGGCACCTGCCGCATGAGCGAGCGCCCCGAGGACGGCGTCGTGGACAAGTGGGGCAGGGCGCACGACGTGCCGAACCTGTTCATCTCCGACGGCTCGCAGTTCACGAGCGGCGCGGCGGCGAACCCGACGCTCACGATCGTCGCGCTCGCGATCCGCCAGGCCGAGTACCTCGCCGACGCCCTGAAGAAGGGCGAGGTCTGA
- a CDS encoding PspC domain-containing protein, producing the protein MRSLFGSVRSLGFRRGPRRLLAGIAGGIAARTGLNVWLVRLLLLIAFLLPFVGFAAYVVAWLLLPWQDDSIPLERLLARG; encoded by the coding sequence ATGAGATCCCTCTTCGGCTCCGTGCGCTCCCTCGGCTTCCGTCGCGGCCCCCGCCGTCTGCTCGCGGGCATCGCGGGCGGCATCGCCGCGAGGACCGGTCTGAACGTGTGGCTGGTGCGGCTGCTGCTGCTCATCGCATTCCTGCTCCCGTTCGTCGGCTTCGCGGCGTACGTCGTCGCCTGGCTGCTGCTCCCCTGGCAGGACGACTCGATCCCGCTCGAGCGCCTGCTCGCGCGCGGGTGA
- a CDS encoding ATP-binding protein, giving the protein MARTSIRDFRSEDLGRIVALWEETVPPQEEPVYGLSEVLASCQADVAVVAVGEDEEQLIGAAVGRAAHEQGWIVYLGVRPGDEDPALGGRLLDALERRLADQGIGTLCSLVPAGEARTLQAFTDNGFALQHELRYAERRIPVQGRDLALLRELGGRLLPRDRWDSVGGMVREKDLLEKRLVMPLSEPEVAERFGVVPPRAVVLFGPPGTGKTTFAKAVASRLQWPFVEVFPSRLGGDPAGLAAALRETFSRIAGLEKAVVFIDEVEEIASHRKGDPPSPLQGVTNELLKIIPDVREQNDRLLICATNFIRSLDSALLRHGRFDYVLPIGLPDAEAREAIWRGYVPREVLADVDISALVEASDGLTPADIEHAVRRAAQGAFERAVDGGERATSGPSTEDCLRALGSIRPTVSPEVVEDFLEDIESLGRI; this is encoded by the coding sequence ATGGCGAGGACATCGATCCGAGATTTCCGCAGCGAGGACCTGGGGCGGATCGTCGCCCTCTGGGAGGAGACCGTCCCGCCCCAGGAGGAGCCCGTCTACGGGCTCTCCGAGGTCCTCGCCTCGTGCCAGGCCGACGTCGCGGTGGTCGCCGTCGGCGAGGACGAGGAGCAGCTGATCGGCGCCGCCGTCGGCCGCGCCGCCCACGAGCAGGGCTGGATCGTCTACCTGGGCGTGCGCCCCGGCGATGAGGATCCCGCGCTCGGCGGCCGACTGCTCGACGCCCTCGAGCGGCGCCTGGCCGACCAGGGCATCGGCACTCTGTGCAGTCTCGTGCCCGCGGGCGAGGCCCGCACCCTGCAGGCCTTCACGGACAACGGCTTCGCCCTCCAGCACGAGCTGCGCTACGCCGAGCGCCGCATCCCCGTCCAGGGGCGCGATCTCGCCCTGCTCCGCGAGCTCGGCGGGCGGCTGCTGCCGCGCGACCGCTGGGACTCCGTGGGCGGCATGGTCCGCGAGAAGGACCTGCTCGAGAAGCGCCTGGTGATGCCCCTCTCCGAGCCCGAGGTCGCCGAGCGCTTCGGGGTCGTCCCGCCGCGCGCCGTCGTCCTCTTCGGGCCGCCCGGGACCGGCAAGACCACCTTCGCGAAGGCCGTCGCCTCGCGCCTGCAATGGCCCTTCGTCGAAGTGTTCCCCTCCCGGCTCGGCGGGGACCCGGCGGGCCTCGCCGCCGCGCTGCGGGAGACGTTCTCGCGGATCGCCGGCCTCGAGAAGGCCGTCGTCTTCATCGACGAGGTCGAGGAGATCGCCTCGCACCGCAAGGGCGACCCGCCCTCGCCGCTGCAGGGCGTCACGAACGAGCTGCTGAAGATCATCCCGGACGTGCGAGAGCAGAACGACCGGCTGCTGATCTGCGCGACGAACTTCATCCGCTCCCTGGACTCGGCGCTGCTGCGCCACGGCCGCTTCGACTACGTGCTGCCCATCGGCCTGCCCGATGCGGAGGCCCGGGAGGCGATCTGGCGCGGCTACGTCCCGCGCGAAGTCCTCGCCGACGTCGACATCTCCGCCCTGGTCGAGGCGAGCGACGGCCTCACCCCGGCCGACATCGAGCACGCCGTGCGCCGCGCCGCGCAGGGCGCCTTCGAGCGGGCCGTCGACGGGGGAGAGCGAGCCACCTCGGGCCCGTCGACCGAGGACTGCCTCCGCGCGCTCGGCTCCATCCGGCCGACGGTCAGCCCCGAGGTCGTCGAGGACTTCCTCGAGGACATCGAATCGCTCGGGCGGATCTGA
- a CDS encoding IclR family transcriptional regulator: MTTVFNQKRGDEAPEGRGEAPERLGEDVSLDHHEDAPAGQIPRAFAVLEAVAAHGSSTARAIADATGIPLPTVYRLAQELIRAGYLVHLKDEKRFALGYQLHRLAVGLHEDLGIPRAVRNEVCAMHRDLGMASYLAIHRGTDFVVVFVADSPQSPRLSPMGFGFHESPHATAFGKVGLAALSIEERDDYLAGRTLMAHTDRTLTDPEVLRRQLDEISERGVAWEHQEFQSGTDCLAASFKADDGMLIGTVAVSAPVRAYEGRTRHIEDRVRACASRAGRAYRLGGHQG, from the coding sequence GTGACGACGGTGTTCAACCAGAAGCGGGGCGACGAGGCCCCGGAAGGTCGGGGCGAGGCTCCGGAGCGGCTGGGCGAGGACGTCTCGCTGGACCACCACGAGGACGCTCCCGCAGGTCAGATCCCCCGTGCGTTCGCGGTGCTCGAGGCCGTGGCGGCCCATGGCAGCAGCACGGCGCGCGCGATCGCGGATGCCACGGGCATCCCCCTGCCCACCGTGTACCGCCTCGCCCAGGAGCTCATCCGCGCCGGCTACCTGGTGCACCTGAAGGACGAGAAGCGCTTCGCCCTCGGCTACCAGCTGCACCGGCTCGCCGTCGGCCTCCACGAGGACCTCGGGATCCCGCGCGCGGTGCGCAACGAGGTCTGCGCGATGCACCGCGATCTCGGGATGGCCTCCTACCTCGCGATCCACCGCGGCACCGACTTCGTGGTCGTGTTCGTGGCGGACTCCCCGCAGTCCCCGCGCCTGAGCCCCATGGGCTTCGGATTCCACGAGAGCCCTCACGCGACCGCCTTCGGCAAGGTGGGGCTCGCGGCCCTCAGCATCGAGGAGCGCGACGACTACCTCGCCGGCCGCACCCTCATGGCGCACACCGACCGCACCCTCACCGATCCCGAGGTCCTGCGCCGCCAGCTCGACGAGATCTCCGAGCGCGGCGTCGCCTGGGAGCACCAGGAGTTCCAGAGCGGCACCGACTGCCTGGCCGCGTCCTTCAAGGCCGACGACGGCATGCTCATCGGCACGGTCGCCGTCTCGGCCCCGGTGCGCGCCTACGAGGGCCGCACGCGCCACATCGAGGACCGCGTGCGCGCCTGCGCCTCCCGGGCGGGCCGCGCCTACCGCCTGGGCGGGCACCAGGGCTGA
- a CDS encoding stage II sporulation protein M produces the protein MRSLHSHLVPVLGIIRENRRAYLLLNLLAYGLVLAGMAAGALFPGLNASSLADMDSNGSTALASSLMATPLLFALVIFAINVGTVVVASISLPSLIVPFAGIAIFAVRALTIGTSLAPVDPTVRTTLVPHSLTLLLEVQAYVLVMLGAFVLGRAWLRPASVGAERRRDGYQRGLRTLGVLLLPALVLLVIGALYEAFSLAYLVPLMLGR, from the coding sequence ATGCGGTCCCTGCACAGCCACCTCGTCCCCGTCCTCGGCATCATCCGCGAGAACCGGCGCGCCTACCTGCTGCTGAATCTCCTGGCCTACGGCCTCGTGCTCGCCGGCATGGCGGCCGGCGCGCTCTTCCCCGGGCTGAACGCCTCGAGCCTGGCCGACATGGACTCCAACGGATCGACGGCCCTCGCGAGCTCGCTGATGGCCACACCCCTGCTGTTCGCCCTGGTCATCTTCGCGATCAACGTGGGGACGGTGGTCGTCGCCTCGATCTCCCTGCCCTCCCTGATCGTGCCCTTCGCGGGCATCGCGATCTTCGCCGTGCGCGCGCTGACCATCGGCACCTCCCTCGCCCCCGTCGACCCCACCGTGCGCACGACTCTCGTGCCGCACTCGCTGACACTGCTCCTCGAGGTGCAGGCCTACGTGCTGGTCATGCTGGGCGCGTTCGTGCTGGGCAGGGCATGGCTGCGCCCCGCGAGCGTCGGGGCCGAGCGCCGGCGCGACGGCTACCAGCGCGGGCTGCGCACCCTCGGCGTGCTCCTGCTCCCGGCGCTCGTCCTGCTCGTGATCGGAGCCCTCTACGAGGCGTTCTCTCTCGCCTACCTGGTCCCGCTGATGCTGGGTCGGTGA
- a CDS encoding dihydrofolate reductase family protein → MGTLTYTATMSLDGYAADADGDFQWSAPGDDVFAVHVERLAEVSTEIMGRRTFELMEYWEVDPETGPDGEEWSGAEREFARRWQRLERIVASSTLDESRVDPARARLIRHLDLAGLQQIVNESSGQVEIFGPTTAADAIRAGMVTDFHLFVVPMIVGGGLRALPDGVRLDLERVHEEAFASGAVHLHYRARGADRAHETVGQTVTEPPEGA, encoded by the coding sequence ATGGGGACACTCACCTATACCGCGACGATGTCGCTCGACGGCTATGCGGCCGACGCCGACGGAGACTTCCAGTGGTCAGCGCCCGGCGACGACGTGTTCGCCGTCCACGTCGAGCGCCTGGCCGAGGTGAGCACCGAGATCATGGGCCGGCGCACCTTCGAGCTCATGGAGTACTGGGAGGTCGACCCGGAGACCGGGCCCGACGGCGAGGAGTGGAGCGGGGCCGAGCGCGAGTTCGCGCGTCGCTGGCAGCGCCTCGAGCGCATCGTCGCGTCCTCGACGCTCGACGAGAGCCGTGTCGATCCGGCGCGCGCCCGACTGATCCGGCACCTGGACCTCGCGGGCCTGCAGCAGATCGTGAACGAGTCTTCCGGGCAGGTCGAGATCTTCGGACCGACGACGGCGGCCGACGCGATCCGCGCCGGCATGGTCACGGACTTCCACCTGTTCGTGGTCCCGATGATCGTGGGCGGAGGCCTGCGGGCGCTGCCCGACGGGGTCCGTCTCGATCTCGAGCGCGTCCATGAGGAGGCGTTCGCCAGCGGTGCGGTGCACCTGCACTATCGCGCCCGCGGCGCGGACCGGGCTCACGAGACGGTCGGGCAGACGGTCACGGAACCGCCGGAGGGCGCCTAG
- a CDS encoding putative quinol monooxygenase: MILINVKFPVKPEYADQWPEISSEFTEATLAEEGNKWFEWSRSVKDPNTYVLIEAFTDEGAGPHVNSPHFKKMQGDFPQYLSATPQIVSQQVDVEDWGPMGELQVD, encoded by the coding sequence ATGATCCTCATCAACGTCAAGTTCCCGGTGAAGCCCGAGTACGCCGATCAGTGGCCCGAGATCTCGAGCGAGTTCACCGAGGCGACGCTCGCCGAGGAGGGCAACAAGTGGTTCGAGTGGTCCCGCAGCGTGAAGGACCCGAACACCTACGTGCTCATCGAGGCCTTCACCGATGAGGGCGCGGGGCCGCACGTGAACTCCCCGCACTTCAAGAAGATGCAGGGCGACTTCCCGCAGTACCTCAGCGCGACCCCGCAGATCGTCTCCCAGCAGGTCGACGTCGAGGACTGGGGCCCGATGGGCGAGCTGCAGGTCGACTGA
- a CDS encoding 1-acyl-sn-glycerol-3-phosphate acyltransferase, translating to MIRRLLARAFWAISRWRLVARPAPSRPTILLGAPHTSNWDFVLMLAIAWRLGIEVHWLGKHTLFRSWRGPLMRALGGIPVDRSDPRSVVAEVVERVHGGSVFGLVITPDGTRGGNTHWKSGFYRIARRTGMPVTLGFVDRTTMTAGLGPTLDLTGDVAADMDVIREFYTDKAGVRPERRVEPRLAEESEGLDGDAPRG from the coding sequence ATGATCCGCCGACTCCTCGCCCGCGCCTTCTGGGCCATCAGCCGCTGGCGCCTCGTGGCCCGGCCGGCGCCCTCGCGCCCGACGATCCTGCTCGGCGCCCCGCACACCTCCAACTGGGACTTCGTGCTCATGCTCGCGATCGCCTGGCGTCTGGGCATCGAGGTGCACTGGCTGGGCAAGCACACGCTGTTCCGCTCCTGGCGGGGACCGCTCATGCGAGCGCTCGGCGGGATCCCCGTGGACCGCTCCGACCCTCGGAGCGTGGTCGCCGAAGTCGTCGAGAGGGTCCACGGCGGCTCCGTGTTCGGCCTGGTCATCACCCCCGACGGCACTCGCGGCGGGAACACGCACTGGAAGTCGGGGTTCTACCGGATCGCGCGGCGCACGGGGATGCCGGTGACGCTCGGCTTCGTGGATCGCACGACGATGACGGCGGGGCTCGGGCCAACACTCGATCTCACGGGTGATGTCGCCGCGGACATGGACGTGATCAGGGAGTTCTACACCGACAAGGCGGGAGTCCGGCCCGAGCGCCGCGTCGAGCCGCGGCTCGCGGAGGAGAGCGAGGGACTCGACGGGGACGCGCCCCGTGGATGA
- a CDS encoding DUF899 family protein, with protein sequence MSSTAESSSTATGRALPPVVDMDTWQAQRDELLVREKAHTHEGDAIAAARRRLPMVEVDGTTPVVGADGPVPFLDLFEGRDRLVVYQHMWHDGAPHQGQCEGCTVCAWHLQDATYLHQNGVSLAILTVGAWDEVAPFIEFMGYDTVPWYSVREAPAPIGGDMGYLASFVREGDRVFLTYRTTGRGVERANPTMGLLDMTVWGRREDWEDSPEGWPEQNPACWSWRSDENGTPTWGENSRPVPQWARPGAEPVTTLGRRGGH encoded by the coding sequence ATGAGCAGCACAGCGGAGAGCAGCAGCACGGCGACGGGGCGCGCACTGCCGCCGGTCGTCGACATGGACACCTGGCAGGCCCAGCGCGACGAGCTGCTGGTGCGGGAGAAGGCGCACACCCACGAGGGCGACGCGATCGCTGCGGCGCGTCGGCGCCTCCCGATGGTCGAGGTCGACGGCACCACGCCCGTGGTCGGGGCCGACGGGCCGGTGCCCTTCCTCGACCTCTTCGAGGGCCGCGATCGGCTCGTCGTGTACCAGCACATGTGGCACGACGGCGCCCCGCACCAGGGGCAGTGCGAGGGCTGCACGGTCTGCGCCTGGCACCTGCAGGACGCGACCTACCTGCACCAGAACGGCGTCTCCCTCGCGATCCTCACCGTGGGCGCCTGGGACGAGGTCGCCCCGTTCATCGAGTTCATGGGCTACGACACCGTGCCCTGGTACTCGGTGCGGGAGGCGCCCGCACCGATCGGCGGCGACATGGGATACCTCGCGAGCTTCGTGCGCGAGGGCGACCGCGTGTTCCTCACCTATCGGACGACGGGCCGCGGCGTCGAACGGGCGAACCCCACCATGGGGCTGCTCGACATGACCGTCTGGGGACGGCGCGAGGACTGGGAGGACAGCCCCGAGGGCTGGCCCGAGCAGAACCCCGCCTGCTGGAGCTGGCGCAGCGACGAGAACGGCACCCCGACCTGGGGAGAGAACAGTCGCCCCGTGCCGCAGTGGGCCCGCCCCGGCGCCGAGCCGGTCACGACCCTCGGGCGCCGCGGCGGGCACTGA